Proteins co-encoded in one Marinobacter qingdaonensis genomic window:
- a CDS encoding TadE family protein produces the protein MNSHSRTQLGVHTVEFAIVGSMFFILLFGAIEFGRLMFVWNTLDEVSRKSARVAAVCPIDHSAIRRVGMFDVAGSSGASPVLPALDESNIRIEYLNAAGAPVDPATNYLDIAFVRTEVNAVRHRLIVPFFMREFDLPPFTTVLPRESLGVSPEGTECFGTVG, from the coding sequence ATGAACAGTCATAGCCGGACTCAGTTGGGAGTCCACACCGTAGAGTTTGCGATCGTCGGATCCATGTTCTTCATCCTGCTGTTCGGGGCGATTGAGTTTGGCCGGCTGATGTTTGTCTGGAACACGCTGGATGAAGTCAGCCGGAAAAGCGCCCGGGTTGCCGCGGTATGCCCCATCGACCACAGCGCCATCCGCCGGGTCGGCATGTTCGACGTGGCAGGTTCAAGCGGGGCCAGCCCGGTGCTGCCGGCACTGGACGAATCGAACATCCGGATTGAGTACCTGAACGCCGCCGGCGCTCCGGTCGATCCGGCCACCAACTATCTCGACATTGCCTTCGTGCGGACGGAAGTGAACGCCGTGCGGCATCGTCTGATTGTTCCGTTTTTTATGCGGGAGTTTGATTTGCCCCCGTTCACCACCGTGTTGCCCAGGGAAAGTCTCGGTGTCTCCCCGGAAGGGACAGAGTGTTTCGGCACCGTAGGCTGA
- a CDS encoding TadE family protein — MNRISPIGCKQRGIAALEFVVSAPLLILLVFAVTELAWAFHQYHTMTRATRDGARYMAANATVGSVGMIYLDATRVQETGNLIVYGNVTGAGAPLLPGWTQGDVAVTSPDAIHVRVSATYDYMPLVGTLPTFYGGEPLNLQFAMQSTVEMRAL; from the coding sequence ATGAACAGAATATCCCCCATCGGGTGCAAACAGCGCGGCATCGCCGCCCTGGAATTCGTGGTCTCGGCACCCTTACTGATCTTGCTGGTGTTTGCAGTCACCGAGTTGGCCTGGGCCTTTCACCAGTACCACACCATGACCCGGGCCACCCGGGACGGCGCCAGATACATGGCCGCCAATGCCACCGTCGGCAGCGTCGGCATGATTTACCTGGACGCCACCCGAGTCCAGGAAACCGGCAACCTGATCGTCTACGGCAATGTGACGGGGGCCGGCGCGCCCCTGCTGCCAGGCTGGACCCAAGGCGACGTTGCCGTCACCAGTCCCGATGCCATCCACGTTCGGGTCTCCGCCACCTACGACTACATGCCTCTGGTCGGAACCCTGCCGACCTTCTACGGCGGCGAGCCCCTGAACCTTCAGTTTGCGATGCAAAGCACCGTGGAGATGCGCGCCTTATGA
- a CDS encoding Tad domain-containing protein, producing the protein MQGKDGTQGMGQRQDGAIMPLFAISAVAILGMSGLALDMSHAHLQKTRLQNSLDAAALSAAKVLDQTGNTLVAETAGRDVFTANVNAPGNAALGEALSGGDMTVAVEFSSSLNPFVPATAPARYVRVRAAGMEVDHWFAPLFGLNETEVPGSAVAGPSPTLGNVCNVAPMMVCGTPPASAPPGTTYGYSRGDVEMLKIGAGDSSSVGNGNFYLVRLDGNAGGADVRHAAAGGYENCIETGNDIETEPGNTVGPFAQGINTRVGVYNGPVNASDYPPDWFTNHDSYTEADYNANVDPNYDLDWYLNQMAQVNPAAPPAGVPGRRILTLPVGHCDGLANGQSSVELLGFACFYMITRMQQTGQAVFFGQFKDECSGNGVPGPNPVTGPGPHIIQLYKDPDTADS; encoded by the coding sequence ATGCAAGGTAAGGACGGCACACAAGGAATGGGGCAACGGCAGGACGGCGCGATCATGCCCCTGTTCGCCATCTCAGCGGTGGCGATCCTGGGCATGTCTGGCTTGGCTCTGGATATGAGCCATGCTCATCTCCAGAAGACCCGCCTGCAGAACAGCCTGGATGCGGCCGCACTGAGCGCCGCAAAAGTCCTGGACCAGACCGGCAATACCCTGGTGGCGGAAACCGCGGGCCGGGATGTGTTCACGGCCAACGTCAATGCCCCGGGTAATGCCGCCCTGGGCGAGGCGCTGTCCGGGGGCGACATGACCGTAGCGGTGGAATTCTCCTCCAGCCTCAACCCCTTTGTGCCGGCCACGGCGCCCGCCCGCTATGTGCGGGTGCGGGCCGCCGGCATGGAAGTGGACCACTGGTTCGCGCCCCTGTTCGGCCTGAACGAGACCGAGGTTCCGGGGTCGGCGGTGGCCGGTCCCAGCCCAACCCTCGGCAACGTCTGTAATGTGGCGCCCATGATGGTCTGCGGCACACCGCCGGCGTCGGCCCCTCCCGGCACAACTTATGGTTATTCCCGGGGTGACGTGGAGATGCTGAAAATCGGCGCGGGAGATTCGTCCTCGGTCGGCAATGGCAACTTCTACCTGGTGCGCCTGGACGGCAACGCCGGTGGTGCCGATGTTCGCCACGCCGCCGCGGGCGGCTATGAAAACTGCATCGAGACCGGAAACGACATTGAAACGGAGCCGGGCAACACCGTAGGCCCCTTTGCCCAGGGCATCAACACTCGGGTAGGGGTTTATAACGGTCCGGTCAATGCCAGCGATTATCCCCCTGACTGGTTCACCAACCACGACAGCTACACCGAGGCGGATTACAACGCCAACGTTGATCCCAACTACGACCTCGACTGGTACCTGAACCAGATGGCCCAGGTGAACCCGGCGGCGCCGCCGGCGGGCGTGCCCGGACGCCGGATCCTGACCTTGCCGGTTGGTCACTGCGACGGTCTGGCCAATGGCCAGAGTAGCGTCGAACTGCTCGGCTTTGCCTGCTTCTACATGATTACCCGGATGCAGCAAACCGGACAGGCGGTGTTCTTTGGCCAGTTCAAGGACGAGTGCAGTGGTAATGGTGTGCCGGGGCCCAACCCGGTGACGGGACCGGGCCCCCACATTATCCAGCTCTACAAGGACCCGGACACCGCGGATAGCTGA
- a CDS encoding type II and III secretion system protein family protein, with the protein MALVFLGASTVAVAQQLTLSSGLERQMLEVALNQSQILYLEDPVAKVSLGNPDIADILILRSRQLYVVGKQLGSTNVTLWDNNNTVVAVLGIEVTHDLEGLKARLYDILPDETIEVRSAQGDIVLSGEVSSAPRVDAAVQLARSFQGTSKDRGNVLNMMQVGGAQQVMLEVQVAEVSRDLLKNIGAKFEVLNVANNITSGASRGATAVIGAPILGGGAPITGDVSAIVREPLSYDTSGLFASFLDGTTLFDLVIEAAEENNLAKVLAEPTLTTLTGQEATFHAGGEFPVPVAGKDNEVTIEFKDFGISLGFLPTVLDSGTISLKLNIKVSELSNQNSIALEIEEAGATFFINALTSRSASSTVELGNGQTIGVAGLINETLRERVNKFPGLGDIPVLGQLFRSQEYIQGKTELVILVTPHFAKPVDRDQFTLPTDQFVDPSSLEFYLLGWTEGWGAGDPPKAKPVSKGGVEGQFGHEL; encoded by the coding sequence ATGGCACTGGTATTCCTCGGCGCAAGCACCGTGGCCGTGGCCCAACAGCTGACACTTTCGTCAGGCCTGGAGCGTCAAATGCTCGAGGTGGCGCTGAACCAGTCCCAGATTCTCTATCTGGAGGACCCCGTGGCCAAGGTGTCACTGGGTAACCCGGACATTGCCGATATCCTCATCCTGAGGTCGCGCCAGCTCTATGTGGTTGGCAAGCAGCTCGGCTCCACCAACGTGACCCTCTGGGACAACAACAACACCGTTGTTGCGGTCCTGGGCATTGAGGTTACCCACGACCTGGAAGGCCTGAAAGCCCGCCTGTACGACATACTGCCCGATGAAACCATCGAAGTGCGTTCGGCCCAGGGCGACATCGTCCTCAGCGGGGAAGTCAGCAGTGCCCCCCGGGTGGATGCCGCCGTGCAACTGGCACGCAGCTTCCAGGGCACCAGCAAGGATCGTGGCAATGTCCTGAACATGATGCAGGTCGGTGGCGCCCAGCAGGTGATGCTGGAAGTCCAGGTGGCCGAGGTGTCCCGGGACCTGTTGAAGAACATTGGCGCCAAGTTCGAGGTTCTGAACGTTGCCAATAACATTACCTCCGGTGCCAGCCGGGGTGCCACCGCCGTCATCGGTGCGCCCATCCTTGGCGGTGGTGCCCCGATTACCGGCGACGTGTCCGCGATCGTCCGGGAACCCCTGAGCTACGACACCAGCGGTCTGTTCGCCAGCTTCCTGGATGGAACCACGCTGTTTGATCTGGTGATCGAAGCGGCCGAGGAGAACAACCTGGCCAAGGTACTGGCGGAGCCGACGCTGACCACCCTGACCGGGCAGGAAGCGACCTTCCACGCTGGCGGTGAATTCCCGGTTCCAGTAGCTGGCAAGGACAACGAGGTGACCATCGAGTTCAAGGACTTCGGTATCAGCCTCGGTTTCCTGCCCACCGTCCTGGATTCCGGAACCATCAGCCTGAAGCTCAACATCAAGGTCAGCGAGCTGAGCAACCAGAACTCAATTGCCCTCGAGATCGAGGAGGCCGGTGCCACCTTCTTCATCAACGCACTCACCAGTCGCAGTGCCTCCTCCACCGTGGAGTTGGGTAATGGCCAGACCATCGGTGTCGCCGGCCTGATCAACGAAACCCTGCGCGAGCGGGTGAACAAGTTCCCGGGTCTGGGTGACATTCCGGTGCTGGGCCAGCTGTTCCGCAGCCAGGAGTACATCCAGGGCAAAACCGAACTGGTGATCCTGGTCACGCCCCATTTCGCCAAGCCTGTCGATCGCGACCAGTTCACCCTGCCCACCGACCAGTTCGTCGACCCCAGTTCGCTGGAGTTCTACCTGCTGGGCTGGACCGAGGGCTGGGGCGCCGGGGATCCCCCGAAAGCGAAGCCGGTTAGCAAGGGTGGTGTGGAAGGTCAATTTGGACACGAACTCTAA
- the cpaB gene encoding Flp pilus assembly protein CpaB, with protein sequence MFKKRTIVMLVFAMAMGLAAAFVAKGWAIKRLTVSTEDPGTPVVVAALQIPFGKKLEETDLRVKNMPSHLVPSSAYTDVESLNGTVAMGTIYPDEIVMREKVTPFGGGSALSAVIEPNKRAVTVRVNDVVGVAGFLMPGNRVDVVAAKPDGSRTNYKSETLLENVKVLAVDQTASPEKDKPVIVRAVTLELSPQDAELLVEATQEGVVQLALRNPLDDSKKPKAEVVAEAPKPKPVRKRVVATSQRVTIIRGTDVSTSRVSM encoded by the coding sequence ATGTTCAAGAAACGGACTATCGTCATGCTGGTTTTCGCAATGGCCATGGGGCTGGCGGCGGCATTTGTCGCCAAGGGCTGGGCCATCAAACGCCTGACCGTGTCAACGGAAGACCCGGGTACGCCGGTGGTGGTTGCCGCCCTGCAGATTCCCTTTGGTAAGAAGCTGGAGGAAACCGATCTGCGGGTGAAAAACATGCCCAGCCACCTGGTTCCGTCCAGTGCCTACACCGACGTTGAAAGCCTGAACGGCACGGTGGCCATGGGCACCATCTACCCGGACGAAATCGTCATGCGTGAAAAGGTCACGCCGTTCGGCGGCGGCAGTGCGCTGTCCGCGGTGATCGAGCCCAACAAGCGGGCCGTGACCGTCCGGGTCAACGACGTGGTCGGTGTGGCCGGCTTCCTGATGCCGGGTAACCGGGTCGATGTGGTCGCGGCCAAGCCCGATGGCAGTCGCACCAACTACAAGTCGGAAACCCTGCTCGAAAACGTCAAGGTGCTGGCGGTAGACCAGACCGCCTCTCCAGAGAAGGACAAGCCGGTCATCGTACGGGCGGTCACCCTCGAGTTGTCCCCGCAGGATGCCGAACTTTTGGTGGAAGCGACCCAGGAAGGTGTGGTTCAGCTGGCGCTGAGAAACCCCCTGGACGACAGCAAGAAGCCCAAGGCGGAAGTGGTTGCCGAGGCGCCGAAGCCCAAGCCGGTTCGCAAGCGGGTCGTGGCAACGTCCCAGCGCGTCACCATCATTCGCGGCACCGACGTCAGTACCTCAAGAGTATCCATGTAA
- a CDS encoding AAA family ATPase — protein MEAEHLALEEALLADHRKPPCPRPHSLEDTGLDFFFVADLVLKHLHQISNQTLTQLARNIRLPGAVLEPVLNALRKEARVETRGAAIGDEGIRYALTDRGYAGAMKALSHDGYCGPAPVPLADYAALIEQQSVSKCLVTEADMHRLFENTVLDETLVAQLGPAVHSGRAIFIYGPPGSGKSYITRQLVSLLKDQVYVPYAISVGGAVIAVFDPEFHHPINRHDQDPVRLMEGHDPRYQLCHRPQVVVGGELTMDLLDLTFDADRKQYQAPLQLKASNGMFLIDDLGRQTMPPMSLLNRWIVPMEEKRDYLHLQAGQHFAVPFDMMLVFSTNLNPLELADEAFLRRIGHKIRFSTMESEPYLRLWQQVCEQYGIENKPEVTRYLMTELYPVQGSALLPCHPRDLLSLVSDYCRYQGQAPELSIEAIRWAWKSYFVQFKDER, from the coding sequence ATGGAAGCTGAACATCTGGCACTCGAGGAAGCTCTGCTTGCTGATCATCGCAAGCCTCCGTGTCCTCGTCCGCACAGTCTGGAAGACACTGGTTTGGATTTCTTTTTCGTCGCGGACCTGGTGCTCAAACATCTGCACCAGATCAGCAACCAAACCCTCACTCAATTGGCCCGGAACATCCGCCTGCCAGGCGCGGTTCTGGAGCCGGTGCTCAACGCCCTGCGCAAAGAGGCGCGGGTAGAGACCCGGGGAGCCGCGATCGGCGACGAGGGCATCCGGTATGCGCTCACCGATCGCGGCTACGCCGGGGCCATGAAGGCCCTGTCCCACGACGGCTATTGCGGTCCGGCGCCGGTGCCACTGGCCGATTACGCGGCCCTGATTGAACAGCAGTCGGTCAGCAAATGCCTGGTGACCGAGGCCGATATGCACCGGCTGTTCGAAAACACCGTGCTGGACGAAACCCTGGTCGCCCAGTTGGGCCCGGCGGTGCACTCCGGCCGGGCCATCTTCATTTATGGCCCCCCGGGCAGCGGCAAAAGCTACATTACCCGGCAGCTGGTGAGCCTGTTGAAAGACCAGGTCTACGTGCCTTACGCGATTTCGGTGGGCGGCGCGGTGATTGCCGTGTTCGACCCCGAGTTCCACCACCCAATCAACCGCCACGACCAGGATCCGGTCCGGCTCATGGAGGGGCACGATCCCCGTTACCAGCTGTGCCACCGGCCGCAGGTCGTGGTTGGCGGCGAACTCACCATGGACCTCCTGGACCTGACCTTCGACGCCGACCGGAAACAGTACCAGGCGCCGCTTCAGCTCAAGGCCAGCAACGGCATGTTCCTGATCGACGATCTGGGTCGCCAGACCATGCCACCGATGTCGCTGTTGAACCGCTGGATTGTCCCCATGGAGGAAAAGCGGGATTACCTGCACCTCCAGGCCGGCCAGCATTTTGCGGTGCCGTTCGACATGATGCTGGTGTTTTCGACCAACCTGAACCCGCTGGAGCTGGCCGATGAAGCCTTCCTCCGCCGGATCGGCCACAAAATCCGGTTCAGCACCATGGAAAGCGAACCTTACCTGCGACTGTGGCAGCAGGTGTGCGAACAGTACGGAATTGAGAACAAACCTGAAGTGACCCGTTACCTGATGACGGAACTCTACCCAGTGCAGGGAAGCGCTTTGCTGCCATGCCATCCCCGGGATCTGCTCAGCCTGGTCAGTGACTATTGTCGCTACCAGGGTCAGGCCCCGGAACTGAGTATCGAAGCTATTCGCTGGGCCTGGAAAAGCTACTTTGTGCAGTTTAAGGATGAGAGGTGA
- a CDS encoding A24 family peptidase — translation METTWMCILLTMALTVALITDYSTHRIPNWLTLGLLVAAVIAQGLADQWSGLLSALAGACVGLLCFLPLHIFGAMGAGDVKLMGAVGAVLGPQPALIAVLATLVFGGVIALVFIGLKGGLGQMARRYARMATLVAQRQPAYLAPASAEPAAQRIPYALAIASGALFALWSLA, via the coding sequence ATGGAAACAACCTGGATGTGCATTCTCCTGACAATGGCGCTCACCGTCGCCTTGATCACCGACTATTCCACGCATCGTATTCCCAACTGGCTCACCCTGGGTCTGCTGGTTGCTGCAGTGATTGCGCAAGGTCTGGCTGATCAATGGTCCGGTCTGTTGAGTGCCCTGGCGGGGGCCTGCGTCGGGTTGCTGTGTTTCCTTCCCCTGCACATCTTCGGCGCCATGGGGGCGGGTGATGTGAAACTCATGGGCGCCGTAGGTGCGGTACTGGGGCCACAGCCAGCGTTGATTGCAGTGCTGGCGACCCTGGTATTCGGCGGTGTGATTGCACTGGTGTTCATTGGCCTGAAGGGCGGGTTGGGGCAGATGGCCCGCCGTTACGCCCGGATGGCCACGCTCGTGGCCCAGCGCCAGCCAGCGTACCTGGCACCAGCCAGTGCCGAGCCCGCCGCCCAACGAATTCCATACGCCCTGGCCATTGCCAGCGGAGCCCTCTTCGCGCTCTGGTCACTCGCCTGA
- a CDS encoding Flp family type IVb pilin, translating to MKNLKAKVLQFLQEEEGLELSEYAVAGSLIVLGAVAAFTTLGGDIAVAIGTISDVITTAGAGAP from the coding sequence ATGAAAAACCTCAAAGCGAAAGTGTTGCAGTTTCTTCAGGAAGAAGAAGGCCTCGAACTGTCCGAATACGCAGTTGCCGGTTCACTGATTGTTCTGGGTGCAGTCGCTGCTTTCACCACCCTGGGTGGCGATATCGCTGTAGCCATTGGCACCATCTCCGATGTGATTACCACTGCCGGAGCTGGCGCCCCGTAA
- a CDS encoding response regulator transcription factor: MEDAVVVMVDATQYGPDSELAQLIGTQFRLRQVKQRNMLKDFITQDRRTIICFEFDFPDISTLSQLSNIKRDYPSIPIVMFTEQHSEALAVWALRARVWNYFVKPVTPDAVLSSLGMLARTMAGGRESEGRDMAFPPQALPDDARFHKHRAGDKLVDLAVAHIEQHLHEKLSQTDIADRCGTSSYHLSRAFKEYYGITFQDYIMRRRLDRACELLHNASASVADVCWSVGFRDASYFTKMFHRHTGMTPSEYRRQWLGSRSEAPQTDLNVPLALRRL, translated from the coding sequence ATGGAAGATGCAGTCGTTGTCATGGTCGATGCAACGCAGTATGGGCCTGATTCGGAGTTGGCCCAGCTGATCGGGACGCAGTTTCGGCTTCGTCAGGTTAAACAGCGCAACATGCTTAAGGATTTCATCACTCAGGATCGTCGAACCATTATCTGTTTCGAGTTTGATTTCCCCGATATCTCCACGTTGTCCCAGCTGTCCAACATCAAACGCGATTATCCCTCAATTCCCATTGTGATGTTTACCGAGCAGCACTCTGAAGCTCTGGCGGTCTGGGCGCTCAGGGCCCGGGTGTGGAATTATTTTGTCAAACCGGTGACCCCGGATGCCGTGCTCTCGTCTTTGGGTATGCTGGCTAGAACCATGGCCGGGGGAAGGGAATCAGAGGGTAGGGATATGGCCTTTCCGCCCCAGGCGCTGCCGGACGACGCCCGGTTCCACAAACACAGGGCTGGAGACAAACTGGTCGACCTTGCGGTTGCCCACATCGAGCAGCACCTGCACGAGAAACTCTCGCAAACGGACATCGCCGACCGGTGCGGCACCAGCAGTTACCACCTCAGCCGGGCCTTCAAGGAGTATTACGGCATCACCTTCCAGGACTACATCATGCGCCGGCGGCTGGATCGTGCCTGTGAACTGCTGCACAACGCCAGTGCCTCGGTGGCGGATGTGTGCTGGAGCGTGGGCTTTCGGGATGCCTCCTACTTCACCAAGATGTTCCATCGCCACACCGGTATGACGCCCTCGGAGTACCGGCGTCAGTGGCTGGGTAGCCGCTCCGAGGCGCCCCAGACCGATCTGAACGTGCCCCTGGCCCTGCGCCGACTGTAA
- the betA gene encoding choline dehydrogenase, translated as MSEATPEDHFDYIIVGAGSAGSVLADRLSADGQYQVLVLEYGGKDNSIFIQMPTAFSIPLNKPKFDWELYTESEPGLHGRRIHQARGKVIGGSSSINGMAYVRGCAGDFEEWVHEGAQGWSYEEVLPYFRRAEDCIYGADDYRDVGGPLGVCNGNNMKNPLYRAFIEAGRQAGYGETEDYNGYRQEGFCRMDMTVRDGRRCSTANAYLKPALGRSNLTLRMHALTTRILLEGKKATGVEYRQDGKIYQVKARREVILSASAFNSPKLLMLSGIGPAEHLKEVGIEPVHNLPGVGQNLHDHLEVWIQQTCRQKITLNGWLNPFGQAWIGARWLFFKKGLGASNHFESNGYIRSRAGLKYPDLQYHFLAGAIAYDGSSASEGHGFQAHLGANKPKSRGWVKLASRDPAAPPKMFFNYLHAEEDKQAYRSGIRLTREIFAQPAFDPYRGEELMPGQSVQSDDELDDWVADNAETAYHPCGSCRMGLDAMAVVDPQCRVHGIKGLRVVDSSIMPTVTNGNINAPTIMIAEKAADHILNRKLLKPSEAGAYHAENWAERQREHEPVRSTE; from the coding sequence ATGAGCGAGGCCACACCCGAGGATCACTTCGACTACATCATTGTCGGCGCGGGATCGGCCGGGTCGGTACTGGCCGACCGCCTGAGTGCCGATGGCCAATACCAGGTGCTGGTGCTGGAGTACGGCGGCAAGGACAACTCCATCTTCATCCAGATGCCCACGGCCTTTTCGATCCCCCTGAACAAGCCAAAGTTCGATTGGGAGCTCTACACCGAGTCGGAACCGGGGCTGCACGGGCGCCGGATCCATCAGGCCCGGGGCAAGGTTATCGGCGGTTCCTCGTCCATCAATGGCATGGCCTACGTTCGCGGCTGCGCCGGCGATTTCGAGGAGTGGGTGCACGAGGGTGCACAGGGCTGGAGTTACGAGGAAGTACTGCCGTATTTCCGGCGCGCCGAAGACTGCATTTACGGCGCCGACGACTACCGGGACGTCGGCGGCCCGCTGGGCGTATGCAACGGCAACAACATGAAAAATCCGCTGTATCGTGCGTTTATCGAGGCTGGTCGCCAGGCCGGCTACGGTGAGACCGAGGACTACAACGGTTACCGCCAGGAAGGCTTCTGTCGCATGGACATGACGGTCCGGGACGGACGCCGTTGCTCCACCGCCAATGCCTACCTGAAACCGGCCCTTGGTCGCAGCAACCTGACCTTGCGCATGCACGCCCTCACCACTCGCATTCTGCTGGAGGGTAAGAAAGCCACCGGTGTCGAGTACCGGCAGGACGGCAAGATCTACCAGGTCAAAGCCCGGCGGGAGGTCATCCTGAGCGCCAGTGCCTTCAACTCTCCCAAGCTGTTGATGCTCTCAGGCATCGGGCCGGCCGAGCATCTCAAGGAGGTGGGGATTGAGCCGGTGCACAATCTGCCGGGGGTGGGCCAGAATCTGCACGATCACCTGGAAGTGTGGATCCAGCAGACCTGCCGCCAGAAAATTACCCTGAACGGTTGGCTCAATCCGTTTGGCCAGGCCTGGATCGGCGCCCGCTGGCTGTTCTTCAAAAAGGGCCTGGGGGCGTCCAATCATTTCGAATCCAATGGCTACATCCGCAGCCGGGCCGGGCTGAAATACCCGGACCTGCAATACCATTTCCTGGCCGGGGCCATCGCCTACGACGGCTCCAGTGCCTCGGAAGGCCACGGCTTCCAGGCGCATTTGGGCGCCAACAAGCCCAAGAGCCGGGGCTGGGTCAAGCTGGCCTCCCGCGATCCGGCCGCACCGCCCAAAATGTTCTTCAACTACCTGCACGCGGAGGAGGACAAGCAGGCCTATCGGTCCGGCATTCGTCTGACCCGGGAGATCTTTGCGCAACCGGCGTTTGACCCCTATCGGGGCGAGGAATTGATGCCCGGCCAGTCGGTGCAGAGCGACGACGAGCTGGACGACTGGGTCGCAGACAACGCCGAAACCGCCTACCACCCCTGCGGCAGTTGTCGCATGGGGCTTGATGCCATGGCGGTGGTGGACCCCCAATGTCGGGTCCATGGCATCAAGGGGCTGCGGGTAGTGGACTCGTCCATCATGCCGACGGTCACCAACGGTAATATCAACGCACCCACCATCATGATCGCGGAGAAAGCCGCCGATCACATCCTGAACCGCAAACTGCTGAAACCCTCCGAGGCAGGCGCCTACCACGCCGAAAATTGGGCCGAGCGCCAGCGCGAACATGAGCCGGTTAGATCAACGGAGTAG